Proteins from one Flavobacterium sp. N2038 genomic window:
- a CDS encoding rubredoxin produces MELTRLIVKGGVISPGELREVVNIALEKGLDSISFGSRQDIIFPQGFKSLDKTTLGKHHFVYPDQKSGNNIVSSYVSTDIFRNTNWLTGNRFLYILEEFKEQPKLKVNITDPRQQLVPLFTGHLNFIASEHEDYWYLYIRLPKWEKMEVYPVLIYSWDLAKIYYEIEKISEEDSIDIELLFTMVSETLDTNNRTIDKPLNIPFYPFPYYEGMNRMGIDQYWLGLYWRNNQYDLDFLQEMCDLCFECKIGKICITPWKSFIIKGIPKDRKLEWEKFLGKRGINVRHSLLELNWHLPVAMEWALNLKTFLVRTLDQFDISTYGLNFGISEYNRDGHYFTSIVIEKNELPAALESIKIRDTYNVLFARNFDPNTREYIVHSQDIDKLELPTILIELSRKYFDELGNTASETTDNPQKKEKPQIDIYQCQECLTLYNPEYGDESQGIPKGLLFTDLSDTYCCSLCEAPKSNFRILELVKN; encoded by the coding sequence ATGGAACTAACAAGATTAATAGTAAAAGGAGGCGTTATTTCGCCAGGAGAATTACGAGAAGTAGTAAATATTGCTTTAGAAAAAGGTCTGGATTCTATTTCGTTTGGTTCCAGACAGGATATTATTTTCCCGCAAGGTTTTAAATCTTTGGATAAAACTACTTTGGGCAAACATCATTTCGTTTATCCTGACCAAAAAAGCGGTAATAATATCGTTTCCTCCTATGTTTCAACAGATATCTTCAGAAATACAAATTGGCTTACAGGAAATCGTTTTTTATATATTTTAGAAGAATTTAAAGAACAGCCAAAATTAAAAGTCAATATAACTGACCCAAGACAGCAATTGGTTCCTTTATTTACGGGGCATCTGAATTTTATCGCTTCAGAGCACGAAGATTATTGGTATTTATACATTCGTCTTCCAAAATGGGAGAAAATGGAAGTCTATCCCGTTTTGATCTACAGCTGGGATCTGGCCAAAATCTATTATGAAATCGAAAAAATTTCAGAAGAAGATTCAATTGATATTGAATTACTTTTCACAATGGTCAGCGAAACATTAGACACCAATAACAGAACAATCGACAAACCTTTAAATATTCCGTTTTACCCATTTCCATATTACGAAGGAATGAACAGAATGGGAATCGATCAATACTGGCTGGGATTATATTGGCGCAATAATCAGTACGATCTGGATTTTTTGCAAGAAATGTGCGATTTGTGCTTTGAATGCAAAATTGGGAAAATCTGTATTACACCATGGAAGTCATTTATTATAAAAGGAATTCCAAAAGACAGAAAACTGGAATGGGAAAAATTCCTGGGTAAACGCGGAATAAACGTCCGTCATTCTTTACTGGAATTAAACTGGCATTTACCAGTCGCAATGGAATGGGCTCTGAATCTGAAAACTTTCTTGGTTCGAACATTAGATCAATTTGACATCAGCACTTACGGATTGAATTTTGGAATTTCAGAATACAATCGCGACGGACATTATTTCACTTCGATTGTCATCGAAAAAAACGAGCTTCCGGCAGCTCTGGAATCCATCAAAATCAGAGATACCTATAATGTTTTATTTGCCAGGAATTTTGATCCAAATACACGTGAATATATTGTACACTCTCAGGATATTGACAAACTGGAACTTCCTACCATTTTAATTGAATTAAGCCGAAAATATTTCGACGAACTCGGAAATACCGCATCGGAAACAACCGATAATCCGCAGAAAAAAGAAAAACCACAAATAGACATTTACCAATGTCAGGAATGCCTCACGCTTTACAATCCGGAATATGGAGACGAAAGTCAGGGAATTCCAAAAGGACTTCTTTTTACTGATTTATCCGATACATATTGCTGTTCCCTGTGTGAAGCGCCAAAAAGCAATTTCAGAATTTTAGAACTGGTAAAAAACTAA
- a CDS encoding class I SAM-dependent methyltransferase, producing MNNWTQRWDDRYKTEEFAYGEEPNNYLKEQIEKLESGTILFPAEGEGRNAVFAAKSGWEVSAFDISEEGRNKALRLAENNNVSIDYQVGELEVLDFYEEQFDVIALIYAHFPALIKSDIHKQLDKLLRKNGLIIFEAFSKKHLEYVTKNEKVGGPKDIESLFSIEEIKADFPNYEIIELEEKEIELNEGLFHNGTGSVIRFVGRKK from the coding sequence ATGAACAACTGGACTCAAAGATGGGATGACCGTTACAAAACTGAAGAATTTGCATACGGCGAAGAACCCAACAATTATTTAAAAGAACAAATTGAAAAACTAGAAAGCGGAACAATTCTTTTTCCTGCTGAAGGTGAAGGACGAAATGCTGTTTTTGCAGCAAAATCAGGCTGGGAAGTTTCCGCTTTTGATATTAGCGAAGAGGGCAGAAACAAAGCACTTCGTTTAGCAGAAAATAACAATGTTTCGATTGATTATCAGGTTGGTGAATTAGAAGTTTTAGACTTCTACGAAGAACAATTTGATGTGATTGCTTTAATTTATGCACATTTCCCGGCATTAATTAAATCGGATATTCATAAACAACTTGACAAACTTTTACGAAAAAATGGTCTTATAATTTTTGAAGCTTTCAGCAAAAAGCATTTAGAATACGTAACCAAAAATGAAAAAGTTGGCGGACCAAAAGACATCGAATCTTTATTTTCTATTGAAGAAATCAAAGCTGATTTCCCCAATTATGAAATCATCGAACTGGAAGAAAAAGAAATAGAACTCAACGAAGGTTTATTCCATAACGGAACCGGTTCTGTAATTCGATTTGTTGGGAGAAAAAAATAA
- a CDS encoding nitrate reductase, whose translation MQSTKIKTTCSYCGVGCGIIVTNDAKNGVMVEGDKDHPVNKGMLCSKGMNLHYVVNDTSDRILYPEMRGSKNYPLERVSWDTALERAAAVFTSIIKKHGPDSVGFYISGQCLTEEYYLVNKLVKGFLKTNNIDTNSRLCMSSAVVGYKKTFGEDSVPIAYDDIELADTFLITGANPAWCHPIIFRRLEKHKEKNPKIKVIVIDPRRTDTAAFADLHLQIIPGSDIILYHAIARRIIEKGYVDHDFVKNNAENFKPYKDLVLGTSLEKASKLCGISVNDIKLAADIIGKAKGFISLWAMGLNQSAVGVDKNTALLNLSLLTGQIGKPGSGPFSLTGQPNAMGGREVGGMATLLAAHKEIANPAHRKEVADFWGVDEISDQPGLTATEMFEALESGKMKAVWIICTNPLVSLPDSRRIEKALQNAKFVVVQDISHNADTAKFADLLLPAAGWLEKEGTMTNSERRISYLPKAINAPGEALPDIEILIRFAKKMNFNGFNFTSAEEIYKEHCALTKNTNIDISFLNYNRLKTEGTFQWPVPDYGHPGTPRLFTDKKFYTPSGKAIFNLPVSIENTSVQPNAEFPFILTTGRIRDQWHTMTKTGKVSRLLTHIPSPVLEINPIDAYKNDIKNGDIVTVTSKNGEVRVKAKVTDSIKEKVVFLPMHWGKQLENDLNRTNNLTNTVVDPVSKEPDFKYTTVSITKYVKPFQKIAIVGAGAASFRFIQNYREFNTTDEIIVFSNEVNPFYNRVLLPEYMTGEFSWEQLLKVKDGESFSKLRITMKAGVAIEKLDPKQKTIIDSEGQFHTFDSLILATGSRPFVPENAQLHLPGRFTVRKKEDADRLKKHLDSTNLPPEEQHVVIIGGGLLGLELAAALKHKKVKTTIVQRASRLMERQLDLISSKLLAEEVQLRDIQIYFDNEVSTVFETDNPNEIEIALKSGKIITANAIVYTIGTIPNIEIARESGLSCGRGVKVNQYLQTSNPNIFAIGEIAEFNNKLFGITSAAEEQADILANFLAGDISSYYKGSILMNILKLEDINLCSIGDIEIPENDDSYEEIVFSDLKKRYYKKCIVKDDLLVGAILMGDKNEFAEFKTMIESKIELSDKRNLLLRGSSTTKPVLGKLVCSCSQVGAGNIEETIKSGINDFTDLCKNTGAGLGCGSCKTEVKEILAKCK comes from the coding sequence ATGCAAAGTACCAAGATCAAAACTACCTGTTCCTATTGTGGCGTTGGCTGTGGAATAATCGTAACCAACGACGCTAAAAATGGTGTAATGGTCGAGGGCGACAAAGATCATCCTGTAAACAAAGGAATGTTGTGTTCTAAAGGAATGAATTTGCACTACGTAGTTAACGATACTTCGGATCGAATTTTATATCCCGAAATGCGCGGAAGTAAAAATTATCCTCTTGAACGTGTAAGCTGGGATACTGCGCTTGAACGTGCTGCAGCTGTTTTTACTTCCATCATAAAAAAACACGGCCCAGACAGCGTTGGATTTTATATTTCAGGACAATGTTTAACCGAAGAATATTATTTAGTCAATAAATTGGTAAAAGGTTTTCTGAAAACGAATAACATCGATACCAATTCAAGGCTTTGCATGAGTTCTGCCGTTGTAGGTTATAAAAAGACTTTTGGAGAAGATTCTGTACCAATTGCTTATGATGATATAGAATTGGCAGATACCTTTTTAATTACGGGCGCAAATCCGGCTTGGTGCCACCCTATTATTTTCAGACGGCTTGAGAAACACAAAGAGAAAAATCCAAAAATAAAAGTAATTGTAATTGATCCGAGACGCACCGATACAGCTGCTTTTGCCGATTTACATTTGCAGATTATCCCGGGCTCTGACATTATTTTATATCATGCCATTGCCAGACGCATTATCGAAAAAGGTTATGTTGATCATGATTTTGTAAAAAACAATGCCGAAAATTTCAAACCATACAAAGACTTAGTTCTAGGTACTTCACTTGAAAAAGCTTCTAAGCTTTGCGGAATTTCTGTAAATGATATTAAACTAGCTGCTGACATTATTGGTAAGGCCAAAGGATTTATTTCGCTTTGGGCGATGGGATTGAATCAAAGTGCCGTTGGTGTTGATAAAAATACAGCCCTGCTGAATCTATCTTTATTGACAGGGCAAATTGGAAAACCAGGTTCCGGGCCATTTTCATTAACAGGTCAGCCCAACGCGATGGGCGGACGCGAAGTGGGCGGAATGGCAACACTTTTAGCAGCACATAAAGAGATAGCAAATCCTGCACATCGCAAAGAAGTTGCTGATTTTTGGGGCGTTGACGAAATTTCAGACCAACCAGGTTTAACAGCCACAGAAATGTTTGAAGCACTGGAGTCCGGAAAGATGAAAGCCGTCTGGATTATCTGCACCAATCCTTTAGTCAGTTTGCCAGATTCCAGACGTATCGAAAAAGCACTTCAAAATGCAAAATTTGTAGTTGTTCAGGATATTTCGCATAATGCCGATACAGCCAAATTTGCCGATTTATTGTTGCCTGCAGCAGGTTGGTTAGAAAAAGAGGGAACAATGACCAATTCGGAACGTCGCATTTCTTATCTGCCTAAAGCAATAAACGCACCAGGCGAAGCACTTCCAGACATTGAAATTCTGATTCGTTTTGCTAAAAAAATGAATTTCAACGGATTCAATTTTACCAGTGCCGAAGAAATTTATAAAGAACATTGTGCATTGACCAAAAACACCAATATTGATATTTCATTCTTAAATTATAATCGATTAAAAACCGAAGGAACTTTTCAGTGGCCAGTTCCAGATTATGGTCATCCTGGAACTCCAAGATTATTTACCGATAAAAAATTCTATACCCCATCAGGAAAAGCGATTTTTAATCTGCCTGTATCTATTGAAAATACATCCGTACAGCCAAATGCCGAATTCCCTTTTATATTAACCACAGGACGAATTCGCGATCAATGGCACACAATGACCAAAACAGGAAAAGTATCCAGATTGCTAACGCATATTCCGAGTCCGGTTTTAGAAATAAATCCCATTGATGCTTACAAAAATGATATTAAAAATGGTGATATTGTTACCGTAACCAGTAAAAATGGCGAGGTACGTGTAAAAGCAAAAGTTACCGATTCTATCAAAGAAAAAGTTGTTTTTCTGCCAATGCATTGGGGAAAACAACTCGAAAACGATTTAAACCGAACCAATAATCTAACGAATACAGTTGTTGATCCCGTTTCAAAAGAACCTGATTTTAAATACACGACCGTTTCGATTACAAAATATGTAAAACCATTTCAAAAAATTGCGATTGTGGGCGCCGGTGCAGCTTCATTTCGCTTTATTCAAAACTATCGCGAATTCAATACAACTGATGAAATTATTGTTTTTTCGAATGAAGTGAATCCGTTTTACAATCGTGTTTTGCTTCCTGAATATATGACGGGAGAATTCAGTTGGGAACAACTTTTAAAAGTTAAAGACGGCGAATCTTTCAGTAAACTAAGAATTACTATGAAAGCCGGAGTTGCAATTGAGAAATTAGATCCAAAACAAAAAACAATCATCGACAGTGAAGGACAATTTCACACTTTTGATTCCTTGATTTTAGCTACCGGAAGCCGTCCTTTTGTTCCCGAAAATGCACAACTTCATCTTCCCGGCCGATTTACAGTTAGAAAAAAAGAAGATGCCGACCGATTGAAAAAACACTTAGACAGTACCAATCTTCCTCCAGAAGAGCAGCATGTTGTCATTATTGGTGGCGGACTATTAGGATTAGAATTAGCAGCTGCCTTAAAACATAAAAAAGTAAAAACCACAATTGTTCAGAGAGCTTCACGTTTAATGGAGCGTCAATTAGATTTGATTTCAAGTAAACTGCTGGCCGAAGAAGTACAGCTTCGTGATATTCAAATTTATTTTGATAATGAAGTCAGCACCGTTTTTGAAACCGATAATCCAAATGAGATTGAAATTGCTTTAAAGAGTGGAAAAATCATAACAGCAAATGCTATTGTATACACAATTGGAACTATTCCGAATATCGAAATTGCTCGTGAAAGCGGACTTTCATGCGGTCGTGGCGTAAAAGTCAATCAGTATTTACAAACTTCAAATCCGAATATTTTTGCAATTGGAGAAATAGCCGAATTCAATAATAAACTTTTCGGAATCACTTCTGCCGCCGAAGAACAGGCTGATATTCTGGCTAACTTTTTAGCCGGCGACATTAGCAGTTATTACAAAGGTTCAATTTTAATGAACATTCTAAAATTAGAAGACATCAACCTTTGCAGTATTGGTGATATTGAAATTCCGGAAAATGACGATTCTTACGAAGAAATTGTCTTCTCAGATTTGAAAAAACGCTATTACAAAAAATGTATCGTAAAAGATGATCTTTTGGTTGGAGCTATTTTAATGGGCGATAAAAATGAGTTTGCCGAATTTAAAACCATGATCGAAAGCAAAATCGAATTGTCTGACAAACGGAACTTATTATTAAGAGGAAGCTCAACTACAAAGCCTGTTCTAGGAAAATTAGTGTGCTCGTGCAGTCAGGTCGGAGCTGGAAATATCGAAGAAACGATTAAAAGCGGCATCAATGATTTCACCGATTTATGTAAAAACACAGGTGCAGGATTAGGCTGCGGAAGCTGTAAGACTGAAGTCAAGGAGATTCTAGCAAAATGTAAATAG
- a CDS encoding response regulator transcription factor translates to MSNIIRVVLADDHVFVRDGIKSLLENEANIEVAGEAIDGADALEVVAATKPDLLIVDIRMPNLTGIEVVEKLRNENNNVKIIMLSMHESEEYVLKSIKAGADGYLLKGSSKEEFLKALHVVSGGGKYFSGDISSILIGQLTNSSASLEPKQNLGEEMMITKREKEILTLLLSGKGNKEIAEALDISKRTAEVHRFNLMKKLKVKNLMELSNKAAEYSLI, encoded by the coding sequence ATGAGTAATATCATTCGTGTAGTGCTGGCAGATGACCATGTTTTTGTTAGAGACGGAATCAAATCTTTATTAGAAAACGAAGCAAACATCGAGGTTGCAGGCGAAGCTATTGATGGTGCCGATGCGCTTGAGGTTGTTGCAGCAACTAAACCTGATTTACTTATAGTAGATATTCGTATGCCAAACTTAACCGGTATAGAAGTAGTAGAAAAACTTAGAAACGAGAATAATAATGTAAAAATCATCATGCTTTCGATGCATGAGTCTGAAGAATATGTCTTGAAATCAATAAAAGCAGGGGCCGACGGTTATTTACTAAAAGGTTCAAGCAAAGAAGAATTCTTAAAAGCACTGCATGTTGTTTCTGGCGGAGGAAAATATTTTAGCGGAGATATCTCTTCTATTCTAATTGGCCAACTGACAAATTCATCAGCATCATTAGAACCTAAACAAAATTTAGGAGAAGAAATGATGATTACTAAAAGAGAAAAAGAAATCCTGACACTTTTATTATCCGGAAAAGGAAACAAAGAAATTGCCGAAGCCCTGGATATCAGTAAACGAACTGCCGAAGTGCATCGTTTTAACCTGATGAAAAAACTGAAAGTAAAAAACTTAATGGAACTTTCTAACAAAGCTGCTGAGTATTCATTAATCTAA
- a CDS encoding Crp/Fnr family transcriptional regulator: protein MKVEQAVCYNCANENCFIKKHLHLEQMKQYVSKKNSFVCKKTQQFITEGAPLQGLYFICSGKVKTVKTGINGREQIVRLTTNGDTIGFRGFGTSKRYLIGAYALEDTVLCNFSNETMMEILRHVPEFTYALMLFYAEELNKSENNIRKIAHMNVRERVIDLLLYIHRKFGQINGLIDIELSRKEIADFAGTTEEQAIRILSSLKKEGLIKTEGKRVGILEISALRSEIMEHKYF, encoded by the coding sequence ATGAAAGTAGAACAAGCTGTTTGTTACAATTGTGCCAATGAAAATTGTTTCATTAAAAAACACTTGCATTTAGAGCAAATGAAGCAATATGTTTCAAAGAAAAACAGCTTTGTCTGCAAAAAAACGCAACAGTTTATTACAGAAGGTGCACCGTTGCAGGGACTTTATTTTATTTGTTCTGGGAAAGTTAAAACGGTAAAAACGGGAATTAATGGACGTGAACAAATTGTGCGTTTAACTACAAACGGAGATACAATAGGCTTTCGCGGATTTGGTACAAGTAAACGATATCTTATTGGTGCTTATGCGCTGGAAGATACTGTTTTGTGCAATTTTAGCAACGAAACTATGATGGAGATTTTACGGCATGTACCTGAATTTACCTATGCCTTAATGTTGTTTTATGCTGAGGAATTAAACAAAAGTGAGAACAATATTCGAAAAATTGCACACATGAATGTTCGTGAGCGTGTAATTGATTTACTGCTTTATATTCATCGTAAATTTGGGCAAATCAATGGTTTAATTGATATTGAGCTTTCGCGAAAGGAAATTGCGGACTTTGCCGGAACTACAGAAGAACAGGCGATTCGTATTTTGTCAAGTCTTAAAAAAGAGGGGTTGATTAAAACCGAAGGGAAACGTGTTGGGATTTTAGAGATTTCAGCATTGCGATCTGAAATTATGGAGCACAAGTATTTTTAA
- a CDS encoding type II toxin-antitoxin system RelE/ParE family toxin, protein MKLKIVWSQFAENEIAKIYDYYLQKAGIRVAKKIIQEIISEPNKLISNNLSTQVEELLLDRENGYHYLVCKNHKIIYSIDRENKQIKIADVFDTRQNPVKLKRTK, encoded by the coding sequence ATGAAATTAAAAATTGTCTGGTCGCAATTTGCAGAAAATGAAATTGCTAAAATCTACGACTATTATCTTCAAAAGGCAGGAATCAGAGTCGCTAAAAAAATCATCCAAGAAATAATTTCTGAACCAAACAAACTCATTTCCAACAATCTTTCAACTCAAGTCGAAGAACTTTTGCTTGACAGGGAAAACGGGTATCATTACTTAGTTTGTAAAAATCACAAAATTATTTATAGTATAGATAGGGAAAATAAGCAAATCAAAATTGCTGATGTTTTTGATACCAGACAAAACCCTGTAAAGCTGAAACGTACAAAATAA
- a CDS encoding alginate export family protein yields the protein MKKLKLIILLLVGISFELQAQELDVNLQIRPRFEYRNGYKTLLPYGQEGTSQISQRSRLNFNYKQEDLIVKLTFQNTRTWGDVTPAATADKNGVAVFEAWAQYNFTEKWSAKMGRQVLSYDNQRILGEMDWAQQGQSHDALTVSYHTEKQRLDFGGAYNSTAENVFHTPYTVANYKAMQYAWYHNQFSTDLGASLLFLNTGYEYSANIIDPTKDLKVDYKQTFGTYVTYKKNKIDTNFWLYGQTGKSADHEVSAWNAAANFGYNITDAFKAGLGYEFLSGKASNDESTVIKSFNPIFGTNHGFNGYMDYFYVGNHLNNVGLQDAFIKLNYNVNKWQFALIPHVFLSAADVVTPMNEKLDSYLGTEIDATFGYNFKKNITLSGGYSQMFGSKTMEFIKNGDADHANNWAWLMISVDPRIFSWKK from the coding sequence ATGAAGAAACTAAAATTAATCATTTTATTACTTGTCGGAATCAGCTTTGAACTTCAGGCACAGGAATTAGATGTCAATCTGCAAATAAGGCCTCGTTTTGAATATAGAAACGGCTACAAAACCTTACTACCTTACGGTCAAGAAGGTACGTCGCAAATCTCACAACGTTCCCGTTTAAATTTTAACTACAAACAAGAAGATTTAATTGTAAAATTAACTTTTCAAAATACCAGAACCTGGGGTGATGTAACTCCTGCAGCAACTGCCGATAAAAATGGTGTTGCCGTTTTTGAAGCCTGGGCACAATACAACTTTACTGAAAAATGGAGTGCAAAAATGGGACGTCAGGTTCTTTCCTATGACAACCAGCGTATTCTTGGTGAAATGGACTGGGCACAACAAGGTCAAAGCCATGATGCCTTAACGGTTTCTTATCATACCGAAAAACAGAGATTAGATTTTGGTGGGGCTTATAATTCAACAGCAGAAAATGTTTTTCATACACCATATACAGTTGCCAATTATAAAGCAATGCAGTACGCTTGGTATCATAACCAATTTAGCACTGATTTAGGAGCAAGTTTATTATTTCTTAATACTGGCTACGAATATTCTGCAAATATTATTGATCCAACGAAAGATTTAAAAGTTGACTACAAACAGACTTTCGGTACGTATGTAACTTACAAAAAAAATAAAATAGACACCAATTTCTGGTTATACGGCCAGACTGGAAAAAGTGCTGATCATGAGGTAAGCGCCTGGAATGCCGCAGCCAATTTTGGATATAACATTACTGATGCTTTCAAAGCTGGTTTAGGTTACGAATTCTTATCCGGAAAAGCTTCAAATGACGAAAGCACAGTAATTAAATCATTCAACCCTATTTTTGGAACTAACCATGGATTTAATGGTTACATGGATTATTTTTATGTTGGAAACCACTTAAACAATGTTGGTTTACAAGATGCTTTCATTAAATTGAATTACAATGTAAACAAATGGCAATTTGCTTTGATTCCGCATGTATTCTTATCTGCTGCAGATGTAGTTACACCAATGAATGAGAAACTAGACTCCTATTTAGGAACTGAGATTGACGCTACATTTGGCTATAATTTCAAAAAGAATATTACGCTATCAGGAGGTTATTCTCAAATGTTTGGTTCTAAGACAATGGAATTTATTAAAAACGGAGACGCAGACCATGCTAACAACTGGGCCTGGTTAATGATTTCTGTAGATCCAAGAATTTTCAGCTGGAAAAAATAG
- a CDS encoding MFS transporter produces MKNTNSLSQSHKILFLNTLAFTVCFACWTLNGVLVTFLVDNGIFHWDVIQVGWLLGIPILTGSIMRLPIGILTDKFGGKYVFSLLLLLSSIPLFLLPYANSFTMFALLSFFFGMVGTSFAVGIGYTSIWYPKEWQGRALGIFGMGNAGAAITTFLAPSLLNHFSIDDPQNGWKILPVLYAVSLVIIGIAFLIFAQNKKLENNTKTISQMLTPLKSERVWRFGAYYFLVFGCFVAYSQWLLPNFMNVYQTSLVMGGLFATMFSLPSGVIRAFGGYLSDKFGARKVMYWVLSSSVVLSALLAIPKMEITTSGPGILAAKKGVVNQISDKTVKVGDKEYPIAQKTVNSNKNTIFPTTSSWQKVVVAHNQSVAKKELIAKGITVIKFDANMWVFLLLVILIGISWGIGKAAVYKHIPEYFPTEVGVVGGMVGMIGGLGGFFGPIIFGYLLTATGIWSSSWIFILLFSSICLVWMHYTILKMAPKKQPELVLALDAQ; encoded by the coding sequence ATGAAAAATACAAACTCATTATCGCAATCACACAAAATTTTATTTTTGAACACATTGGCTTTTACAGTGTGCTTTGCCTGCTGGACCTTAAACGGGGTCTTAGTAACTTTTTTAGTCGATAACGGAATTTTCCACTGGGATGTTATTCAGGTTGGATGGCTTCTTGGAATTCCAATTCTGACAGGATCTATAATGCGTCTGCCAATCGGAATTCTAACAGATAAATTTGGCGGAAAATATGTTTTTTCTCTTTTATTATTACTTAGTTCAATCCCCTTGTTTCTCCTCCCCTACGCCAACAGTTTTACCATGTTTGCTTTACTTAGTTTCTTCTTCGGAATGGTAGGTACCAGTTTTGCAGTCGGAATTGGTTACACTTCAATCTGGTATCCAAAAGAATGGCAGGGACGTGCTTTGGGAATTTTCGGAATGGGAAATGCCGGAGCTGCCATTACAACCTTTTTAGCTCCATCTTTATTAAATCATTTTTCAATTGATGATCCACAAAACGGATGGAAAATACTCCCTGTCCTTTATGCCGTTTCTTTAGTTATAATTGGAATAGCATTTTTAATTTTCGCACAAAACAAAAAATTAGAAAACAATACCAAAACTATTTCACAAATGCTTACACCTTTAAAATCAGAAAGAGTTTGGCGTTTTGGGGCTTACTATTTTTTAGTCTTCGGTTGTTTTGTAGCATATTCCCAATGGTTATTGCCAAACTTTATGAATGTTTACCAAACTAGTTTAGTTATGGGAGGCTTATTTGCAACGATGTTTAGCCTGCCTTCTGGTGTAATCAGAGCTTTTGGAGGATACTTGTCTGATAAATTCGGAGCCAGAAAAGTAATGTATTGGGTATTGAGTTCCTCAGTAGTCTTAAGTGCGTTATTAGCGATTCCGAAAATGGAAATTACGACTTCAGGCCCGGGAATATTGGCTGCCAAAAAAGGAGTCGTAAATCAAATCAGCGACAAAACCGTAAAAGTTGGAGATAAAGAATATCCAATTGCACAAAAGACAGTAAACTCAAACAAAAATACCATTTTCCCAACTACTTCAAGCTGGCAGAAGGTGGTTGTTGCTCACAATCAAAGTGTGGCGAAAAAAGAATTAATAGCAAAAGGCATAACAGTTATAAAATTTGATGCCAATATGTGGGTCTTTTTGCTTCTGGTGATTCTAATTGGGATTTCTTGGGGAATCGGAAAAGCAGCAGTTTACAAACATATCCCGGAATATTTCCCAACAGAAGTTGGTGTTGTAGGTGGAATGGTTGGAATGATTGGCGGTTTAGGTGGTTTCTTCGGCCCAATTATCTTCGGATATCTGTTGACTGCAACCGGAATCTGGTCAAGCTCATGGATTTTCATTCTCCTATTTTCAAGTATTTGTCTGGTTTGGATGCACTATACCATTCTAAAAATGGCTCCTAAAAAACAGCCTGAATTAGTTCTGGCATTAGACGCACAATAA
- a CDS encoding endonuclease/exonuclease/phosphatase family protein, whose amino-acid sequence MKLIAWNCNMAFRKKAQYLEAFNPDIAVISECENPEKLKFPNDTKLPSDILWYGTNPHKGLGIFSYSDYRFQLMDCHNPDFKNILPITVTGGKVDFTLFAVWANNPADKDGQYVTQVWKAINYYEDHIKESKTILIGDFNSNTIWDKPKRIGNHSDVVNTLQSKKIYSTYHQFFNQIQGKEEHPTLYLYRHENRPYHLDYCFASNDFMETLENVEIGTYQDWTMYSDHKPLIIKFNI is encoded by the coding sequence ATGAAACTCATCGCTTGGAATTGCAATATGGCATTCAGAAAAAAAGCTCAGTATCTTGAAGCTTTCAATCCTGATATTGCTGTAATATCTGAGTGTGAGAATCCTGAAAAACTAAAATTTCCAAACGACACAAAATTACCTTCAGATATTCTTTGGTACGGTACAAATCCTCATAAAGGACTTGGGATTTTCTCCTACAGTGATTATCGATTTCAATTAATGGATTGTCATAATCCGGATTTTAAAAATATACTTCCGATCACGGTTACTGGCGGAAAAGTTGATTTTACTTTATTTGCCGTTTGGGCCAATAATCCTGCTGACAAAGATGGACAATATGTAACACAAGTCTGGAAAGCAATCAATTATTACGAAGATCATATCAAAGAAAGTAAAACCATTTTAATTGGAGATTTCAACAGCAATACGATTTGGGACAAACCCAAACGCATAGGAAATCATTCTGACGTAGTGAATACTTTACAGTCAAAAAAGATCTATAGTACCTATCATCAATTTTTTAATCAAATACAAGGCAAAGAAGAGCATCCAACTTTATATCTTTATCGTCATGAAAACAGACCGTATCATCTCGATTATTGTTTTGCTTCAAATGATTTTATGGAAACTCTGGAAAATGTCGAAATTGGAACTTATCAGGATTGGACAATGTACAGCGATCATAAACCGTTAATAATTAAATTCAATATATAA